The DNA region ACGGCACCTTGGCCACCAACCCCAGCGCACGCTCGACGAACATCGGGTTGGGGTCGATGATCAGCGACGTCACCTCGGCATCGGACAGCACGTAGGCGTGGTCGTCCAGGGAGCCGAGCGGATGCAGAGCGGTGCGCCGGTAACCCTGGGTCTGTCCGGCGCCGATGATCATCAGCACCTCGGGCCGGTTCAGCGACAGCAGGCCGACGGCTGCCCCGGTCCCGGCGCCGAGCGCCTCGAACGCCTGAATGTACTGGCTGATGCGGTCGGCGAGCTCACCACCGGTCATCGTGGTGTCGCCGAGGAACAGCACCGGCCGGTCCTTGTGTCGCTTCAACGCGCCGACGGTGAGGTGTCCGGAGTGCAGGAAGTGGCGGAGCATCGGGTCCGACGAGCGCTCGGGCGAGGAGGCATCGACAAGAGTCATGGCTACAGACTAGAACGTGTTCCAATTCCAGCAGAAGGGTCCGGGCGGAATTGCCGTCAACTCGCGCCCAGTCGGCTCACAGCACCCCGCATCCGGCGGTATCGCACAGCAGTGCGCTGGCCAGCAGGATCGGCCACAATGCAACAGAAGCGGCCACGGCGATCAGGTCGGCGAAGACGGTGAACTGCGGGTTGAACAGCGACTCCAGCCTGCCCAGCAACGGGATGTTCGCAGCGGTGTAGATCACGCCCGCCACGGTGTAGAGCAGCGCGACCAACAGCGCCCGGTCCACGAAAGTCGCTGCGCTGCCACCGGTTCGATAGGAGCGCAGGAATCGCCGCCAGCGCCGTTCCTCGTTGTCTTCGGCCACGGGGCTCAGCCGACGCGCTCGCCGAGCGGTCCGGTCCGCGGCCGAAAACAGTTCAACGCCATGTGCGAGATCTCCTGGGTGCCGCGCGCGTTGGCTGCGCGTGAGGTTGCCGCAGTACCGAGACGCTGATTCGTGCGGCGGCGCCAAGGCTATCCGAGAGCACCAATAAGTAAATGGCGGTTCGGGAAAAATGTGGACTCTTCTCGCGACGGTTTTCGGCGCGTTAGGGTGGCGACATGGCATCGACTGCGGTCGTCCGCGCCGACCGCAGACGCCCCAAAGACCGCAAACAACAGATCGCTCGAGCGTCGGCGGAAGCGTTCAGCGAGCTTGGTTACCACGCAGTAAGTATGGAGGACATCGCCTCGCGCGTGGGCGTTACGGCCGCATCGCTGTATCGGCATTATTCGGGCAAGTACGACTTGTTCCGCGCGGCGGTCCTGGGGCTGGGTGAGCAGCAGGTCGCCGCCACTGCGTTCGTCGACGCCGACTCTGACTCCCAGCCCGCGCAACTCTGGGAGCGGATCGTCGGTGCGCTGATCGACACCTCGATCAAGAATCGTGCCAGCGGGGGGCTGTACCGGTGGGAGGCCCGCTATCTTCGGGAGCCCGACCAGGCCGTGATCAACGAGCAACTCAAGATGGTCAACCGCCGCCTGCAGCGGCCGCTGGCGCAGTTGCACCCCGAACTGGGCAGTCGGCAGCGGTGGGTGCTCTCAGCGTCGGTGCTCAGTGTGATCGCGAGCATCACAGACCACCGGACCAAGCTTCCGGCCGACGAAATTCGTCGGTTGCTGGCCGACCTGGCGCGCCGACTGCGTGATGTTCACCTACCGCCGTGGGCCGCCGATGACGAGCGCAGAGAGCCCCGCGGCCGCCCACTCGACGCGGCCGGCGAGTACGAGTTGACCCTTGCCGCGGCGCTGCGGCTGTTCCACGAGCACGGATACCGTGAGACCGGAATGGACGACATCGCCTCGGCGATCGGTCTGCCGGCGTCGAGCATCTACCGCTTCTTCAGCGGCAAAAGCGCGCTCCTGACCGCCATCTACCGGCGCGCCGCCGACCGGGTCTCCGGGGACGCGAGCACCATTCTGGCCACCGCACCAGATGCCCGCGCGGCGATCGAGCGGCTGATCGCCGCCTACGTGTGGCGCTTTCTCGCCGTGCCCGAGCTGGCCTATGTGTATTACGCGGAGCGGATCAACGTCCCGCCCGAAGACCGCGCCACGTTGCACAACATCCAACGCGCCACCGTGGAGGCGTGGGCGCGTCAGGTGGTCGCGGCGTGCCCGGACCGGTCCGAGGTTGAGTCCAGATTCGCTGTGCAGGCAGCGTTCGGACTCGTCGTCGACATCGGACCGATGATGGCCGATGTCGACACCGACTCGGCCCGGTCGATCATCACCGCGTTCATGCGCAAGCTTCTGCTCGAAGAACCCGTTTCCGATCCGCACTGAAATCTACGAGTGCGTCAATCGCAACACGGTCACCGGCCGGTACCTAATAAGTTAATGAAAGATTCGCGAAACCTTGACGCAATCCGCGAGACGGTCATACGGTATGTCGACC from Mycobacterium sp. SMC-4 includes:
- a CDS encoding TetR/AcrR family transcriptional regulator; the encoded protein is MASTAVVRADRRRPKDRKQQIARASAEAFSELGYHAVSMEDIASRVGVTAASLYRHYSGKYDLFRAAVLGLGEQQVAATAFVDADSDSQPAQLWERIVGALIDTSIKNRASGGLYRWEARYLREPDQAVINEQLKMVNRRLQRPLAQLHPELGSRQRWVLSASVLSVIASITDHRTKLPADEIRRLLADLARRLRDVHLPPWAADDERREPRGRPLDAAGEYELTLAAALRLFHEHGYRETGMDDIASAIGLPASSIYRFFSGKSALLTAIYRRAADRVSGDASTILATAPDARAAIERLIAAYVWRFLAVPELAYVYYAERINVPPEDRATLHNIQRATVEAWARQVVAACPDRSEVESRFAVQAAFGLVVDIGPMMADVDTDSARSIITAFMRKLLLEEPVSDPH